From one Melospiza melodia melodia isolate bMelMel2 chromosome 4, bMelMel2.pri, whole genome shotgun sequence genomic stretch:
- the DNAJC2 gene encoding dnaJ homolog subfamily C member 2 isoform X1, which translates to MALLRGPAADGQRSAVCRPLSAASVLCQVEPVGRWFEAFIKRRNINVSASFQELEDEKELSEESGDEELQLEEYPMLKTLDPKDWKNQDHYAVLGLGNIRYRATQKQIKAAHKSMVLKHHPDKRKAAGEQIGEGDNDYFTCITKAYEILSDPVKRRAFNSIDPTFDNSVPSKSEAKENFFEVFSPVFERNARWSNKKNVPKLGDMNSSFEEVDAFYSFWYNFDSWREFSYLDEEEKEKAECRDERRWIEKQNRAARALRKKEEMNRIRTLVDSAYSCDPRIKKFKEEEKAKKEAEKKAKVEAKRKEQEAKEKQRQAELEAARLAKEKEEEEVRQQALVAKKEKEIQKKAIKKERQKLRTTCKNWNYFSDNEADCVKMMEEVEKLCDRLELASLQCLNEALTSTTREGGKAAVVKQIEEINEQIRREKEEAEARMRQATKSSEKATTGGGGGSKNWPEDDLQLLIKAVNLFPAGTNSRWEVIANYMNLHSTTGIKRTAKDVINKAKSLQKLDPHQKDDINKKAFDKFKKEHGVVPQMDSAAPSERFEGSPLDSSPWTTEEQKLLEQALKTYPVNTPERWEKIAAAVPGRSKKDCMKRYKVRSLTSSWDCTRPGLERILCFYCSMRYCPRDRICHRQNDGTLEETFYFW; encoded by the exons ATGGCGCTGCTGCGCGGCCCCGCGGCGGACGGACAGCGCTCGGCCGTCTGCAGGCCGCTCTCCGCCG CGTCAGTACTCTGTCAAGTGGAACCTGTGGGAAGATGGTTTGAAGCATTTATTAAGAGGAGAAACATAAATGTTTCTGCCTCTTTCCAGGAGCTAGAAGATGAGAAGGAACTTTCTGAGGAATCGGGGGATGAAGAACTGCAGCTTGAGGAGTATCCTATGTTAAAAACCCTCGACCCAAAGGACTGGAAG AATCAAGACCATTATGCAGTTCTTGGACTGGGAAATATCCGATACAGGGCTACTCAGAAACAAATCAAAGCAGCTC ATAAATCCATGGTTCTGAAACATCATCCAGACAAGCGAAAAGCTGCAGGGGAGCAGATAGGAGAGGGTGATAATGATTATTTTACTTGCATAACTAAAG CTTATGAAATATTGTCTGATCCTGTGAAACGACGAGCATTTAACAGCATAGACCCAACTTTTGATAACTCTGTACCTTCCAAAAGTGAAGCAAAAGAAAACTTCTTCGAAGTTTTCTCACCAGTTTTTGAAAGAAATGCCAG GTGGTCAAATAAGAAAAATGTACCTAAACTTGGGGACATGAACTCCTCATTTGAGGAGGTAGATGCATTCTATTCCTTTTG GTATAATTTTGATTCCTGGAGAGAGTTTTCCTATTTagatgaagaggaaaaagaaaaagcagaatg TCGAGATGAAAGGAGGTGGATTGAAAAGCAGAACAGAGCTGCCAGAGCattgagaaaaaaagaagaaatgaacAGAATTAGGACTCTTGTTG ACAGTGCATACAGCTGTGATCCCAGAATAAAGAAATTTAAGGAGGAAGAAAAGGCAAAGAAGGAAGCAGAGAAGAAAGCCAAGGTAGAAGCAAAACGAAAAGAACAGGAGGCAAAAGAAAAA CAAAGACAAGCAGAATTAGAAGCAGCACGGTTAGCaaaagaaaaggaggaggaagaagttaGGCAGCAAGCATTAGtggcaaaaaaggaaaaagagatacagaagaaagcaATCAAGAAAGAAAGGCAAAAACTCAGAACAACATGCAAG AACTGGAATTACTTTTCTGATAATGAGGCAGATTGTGTTAAAATGATGGAGGAGGTGGAAAAGCTTTGTGACCGTCTTGAGCTAGCAAG tcTGCAATGCTTGAATGAAGCACTTACATCCACAacaagggaaggaggaaaggcGGCTGTAGTAAAACAG ATAGAAGAAATAAATGAACAAATAAGGcgagagaaagaagaggcagaagcTCGTATGCGCCAAGCAACAAAGAGCTCAGAAAAGGCAACCACTGGCGGTGGAGGGGGAAGCAAAAACTGGCCAGAGGATGATTTGCAGTTGTTAATTAAAGCTGTGAACCTCTTTCCAGCAGGGACTAACTCAAG GTGGGAAGTTATTGCCAATTACATGAACTTGCACTCTACTACTGGAATAAAACGAACAGCAAAAGATGTCATCAATAAAGCAAAGAGTCTCCAAAAGCTTG ACCCTCATCAAAAAGATGACATAAACAAGAAAGCATTTGACAAATTTAAAAAAGAACATGGTGTGGTGCCTCAGATGGACAGTGCTGCCCCCTCAGAACGATTTGAAG GATCACCTCTAGATTCATCCCCTTGgactacagaagaacaaaaacTTTTAGAACAAGCATTGAAGACTTATCCAGTAAATACTCCTGAAAGATGGGAGAAAATAGCAGCAGCTGTTCCAGGCCGGTCGAAAAAAGACTGCATGAAACGATATAAGGTGAGGTCCCTCACCTCCTCCTGGGACTGCACCAGGCCAGGCCTGGAGAGAATCCTTTGCTTTTACTGTTCCATGAGATACTGCCCCAGAGACAGGATCTGCCACAGGCAAAATGATGGAACCTTAGAAGAAACCTTTTATTTTTGGTAA
- the DNAJC2 gene encoding dnaJ homolog subfamily C member 2 isoform X3, with translation MLKTLDPKDWKNQDHYAVLGLGNIRYRATQKQIKAAHKSMVLKHHPDKRKAAGEQIGEGDNDYFTCITKAYEILSDPVKRRAFNSIDPTFDNSVPSKSEAKENFFEVFSPVFERNARWSNKKNVPKLGDMNSSFEEVDAFYSFWYNFDSWREFSYLDEEEKEKAECRDERRWIEKQNRAARALRKKEEMNRIRTLVDSAYSCDPRIKKFKEEEKAKKEAEKKAKVEAKRKEQEAKEKQRQAELEAARLAKEKEEEEVRQQALVAKKEKEIQKKAIKKERQKLRTTCKNWNYFSDNEADCVKMMEEVEKLCDRLELASLQCLNEALTSTTREGGKAAVVKQIEEINEQIRREKEEAEARMRQATKSSEKATTGGGGGSKNWPEDDLQLLIKAVNLFPAGTNSRWEVIANYMNLHSTTGIKRTAKDVINKAKSLQKLDPHQKDDINKKAFDKFKKEHGVVPQMDSAAPSERFEGSPLDSSPWTTEEQKLLEQALKTYPVNTPERWEKIAAAVPGRSKKDCMKRYKVRSLTSSWDCTRPGLERILCFYCSMRYCPRDRICHRQNDGTLEETFYFW, from the exons ATGTTAAAAACCCTCGACCCAAAGGACTGGAAG AATCAAGACCATTATGCAGTTCTTGGACTGGGAAATATCCGATACAGGGCTACTCAGAAACAAATCAAAGCAGCTC ATAAATCCATGGTTCTGAAACATCATCCAGACAAGCGAAAAGCTGCAGGGGAGCAGATAGGAGAGGGTGATAATGATTATTTTACTTGCATAACTAAAG CTTATGAAATATTGTCTGATCCTGTGAAACGACGAGCATTTAACAGCATAGACCCAACTTTTGATAACTCTGTACCTTCCAAAAGTGAAGCAAAAGAAAACTTCTTCGAAGTTTTCTCACCAGTTTTTGAAAGAAATGCCAG GTGGTCAAATAAGAAAAATGTACCTAAACTTGGGGACATGAACTCCTCATTTGAGGAGGTAGATGCATTCTATTCCTTTTG GTATAATTTTGATTCCTGGAGAGAGTTTTCCTATTTagatgaagaggaaaaagaaaaagcagaatg TCGAGATGAAAGGAGGTGGATTGAAAAGCAGAACAGAGCTGCCAGAGCattgagaaaaaaagaagaaatgaacAGAATTAGGACTCTTGTTG ACAGTGCATACAGCTGTGATCCCAGAATAAAGAAATTTAAGGAGGAAGAAAAGGCAAAGAAGGAAGCAGAGAAGAAAGCCAAGGTAGAAGCAAAACGAAAAGAACAGGAGGCAAAAGAAAAA CAAAGACAAGCAGAATTAGAAGCAGCACGGTTAGCaaaagaaaaggaggaggaagaagttaGGCAGCAAGCATTAGtggcaaaaaaggaaaaagagatacagaagaaagcaATCAAGAAAGAAAGGCAAAAACTCAGAACAACATGCAAG AACTGGAATTACTTTTCTGATAATGAGGCAGATTGTGTTAAAATGATGGAGGAGGTGGAAAAGCTTTGTGACCGTCTTGAGCTAGCAAG tcTGCAATGCTTGAATGAAGCACTTACATCCACAacaagggaaggaggaaaggcGGCTGTAGTAAAACAG ATAGAAGAAATAAATGAACAAATAAGGcgagagaaagaagaggcagaagcTCGTATGCGCCAAGCAACAAAGAGCTCAGAAAAGGCAACCACTGGCGGTGGAGGGGGAAGCAAAAACTGGCCAGAGGATGATTTGCAGTTGTTAATTAAAGCTGTGAACCTCTTTCCAGCAGGGACTAACTCAAG GTGGGAAGTTATTGCCAATTACATGAACTTGCACTCTACTACTGGAATAAAACGAACAGCAAAAGATGTCATCAATAAAGCAAAGAGTCTCCAAAAGCTTG ACCCTCATCAAAAAGATGACATAAACAAGAAAGCATTTGACAAATTTAAAAAAGAACATGGTGTGGTGCCTCAGATGGACAGTGCTGCCCCCTCAGAACGATTTGAAG GATCACCTCTAGATTCATCCCCTTGgactacagaagaacaaaaacTTTTAGAACAAGCATTGAAGACTTATCCAGTAAATACTCCTGAAAGATGGGAGAAAATAGCAGCAGCTGTTCCAGGCCGGTCGAAAAAAGACTGCATGAAACGATATAAGGTGAGGTCCCTCACCTCCTCCTGGGACTGCACCAGGCCAGGCCTGGAGAGAATCCTTTGCTTTTACTGTTCCATGAGATACTGCCCCAGAGACAGGATCTGCCACAGGCAAAATGATGGAACCTTAGAAGAAACCTTTTATTTTTGGTAA
- the DNAJC2 gene encoding dnaJ homolog subfamily C member 2 isoform X2, protein MLKTLDPKDWKNQDHYAVLGLGNIRYRATQKQIKAAHKSMVLKHHPDKRKAAGEQIGEGDNDYFTCITKAYEILSDPVKRRAFNSIDPTFDNSVPSKSEAKENFFEVFSPVFERNARWSNKKNVPKLGDMNSSFEEVDAFYSFWYNFDSWREFSYLDEEEKEKAECRDERRWIEKQNRAARALRKKEEMNRIRTLVDSAYSCDPRIKKFKEEEKAKKEAEKKAKVEAKRKEQEAKEKQRQAELEAARLAKEKEEEEVRQQALVAKKEKEIQKKAIKKERQKLRTTCKNWNYFSDNEADCVKMMEEVEKLCDRLELASLQCLNEALTSTTREGGKAAVVKQIEEINEQIRREKEEAEARMRQATKSSEKATTGGGGGSKNWPEDDLQLLIKAVNLFPAGTNSRWEVIANYMNLHSTTGIKRTAKDVINKAKSLQKLDPHQKDDINKKAFDKFKKEHGVVPQMDSAAPSERFEGSPLDSSPWTTEEQKLLEQALKTYPVNTPERWEKIAAAVPGRSKKDCMKRYKELVEMVKAKKAAQEQVMNATKVKK, encoded by the exons ATGTTAAAAACCCTCGACCCAAAGGACTGGAAG AATCAAGACCATTATGCAGTTCTTGGACTGGGAAATATCCGATACAGGGCTACTCAGAAACAAATCAAAGCAGCTC ATAAATCCATGGTTCTGAAACATCATCCAGACAAGCGAAAAGCTGCAGGGGAGCAGATAGGAGAGGGTGATAATGATTATTTTACTTGCATAACTAAAG CTTATGAAATATTGTCTGATCCTGTGAAACGACGAGCATTTAACAGCATAGACCCAACTTTTGATAACTCTGTACCTTCCAAAAGTGAAGCAAAAGAAAACTTCTTCGAAGTTTTCTCACCAGTTTTTGAAAGAAATGCCAG GTGGTCAAATAAGAAAAATGTACCTAAACTTGGGGACATGAACTCCTCATTTGAGGAGGTAGATGCATTCTATTCCTTTTG GTATAATTTTGATTCCTGGAGAGAGTTTTCCTATTTagatgaagaggaaaaagaaaaagcagaatg TCGAGATGAAAGGAGGTGGATTGAAAAGCAGAACAGAGCTGCCAGAGCattgagaaaaaaagaagaaatgaacAGAATTAGGACTCTTGTTG ACAGTGCATACAGCTGTGATCCCAGAATAAAGAAATTTAAGGAGGAAGAAAAGGCAAAGAAGGAAGCAGAGAAGAAAGCCAAGGTAGAAGCAAAACGAAAAGAACAGGAGGCAAAAGAAAAA CAAAGACAAGCAGAATTAGAAGCAGCACGGTTAGCaaaagaaaaggaggaggaagaagttaGGCAGCAAGCATTAGtggcaaaaaaggaaaaagagatacagaagaaagcaATCAAGAAAGAAAGGCAAAAACTCAGAACAACATGCAAG AACTGGAATTACTTTTCTGATAATGAGGCAGATTGTGTTAAAATGATGGAGGAGGTGGAAAAGCTTTGTGACCGTCTTGAGCTAGCAAG tcTGCAATGCTTGAATGAAGCACTTACATCCACAacaagggaaggaggaaaggcGGCTGTAGTAAAACAG ATAGAAGAAATAAATGAACAAATAAGGcgagagaaagaagaggcagaagcTCGTATGCGCCAAGCAACAAAGAGCTCAGAAAAGGCAACCACTGGCGGTGGAGGGGGAAGCAAAAACTGGCCAGAGGATGATTTGCAGTTGTTAATTAAAGCTGTGAACCTCTTTCCAGCAGGGACTAACTCAAG GTGGGAAGTTATTGCCAATTACATGAACTTGCACTCTACTACTGGAATAAAACGAACAGCAAAAGATGTCATCAATAAAGCAAAGAGTCTCCAAAAGCTTG ACCCTCATCAAAAAGATGACATAAACAAGAAAGCATTTGACAAATTTAAAAAAGAACATGGTGTGGTGCCTCAGATGGACAGTGCTGCCCCCTCAGAACGATTTGAAG GATCACCTCTAGATTCATCCCCTTGgactacagaagaacaaaaacTTTTAGAACAAGCATTGAAGACTTATCCAGTAAATACTCCTGAAAGATGGGAGAAAATAGCAGCAGCTGTTCCAGGCCGGTCGAAAAAAGACTGCATGAAACGATATAAG GAACTCGTGGAAATGGTCAAGGCAAAGAAAGCTGCTCAAGAACAAGTGATGAATGCTACTAAAGTCAAGAAATGA
- the PMPCB gene encoding mitochondrial-processing peptidase subunit beta isoform X2, with amino-acid sequence MPEQGVHVGTGRCTVSKAATEVILNVPETRVSPLENGLQVASEDSGLSTCTVGLWIDAGSRYENEKNNGTAHFLEHMAFKGTKKRSQLDLELEIENMGAHLNAYTSREQTVYYAKAFSKDLPRAVEILADIIQNSTLGEAEIERERGVILREMQEVETNLQEVVFDYLHATAYQNTALGRTILGPTENIKSINRNDLVEYITTHYKGPRMVLAAAGGVSHDELLDLAKCHFGNLPSAPEGGLPPLPPCSFTGSEIRVRDDKMPLAHLAIAVEAAGWSDPDTIPLMVANTLIGNWDRSFGGGVNLSSKLAQIACQGNLCHSFQSFNTCYTDTGLWGLYMVCEPSTIQDMVHFVQKEWIRLCTSVTENEVARAKNLLKTNMLLQLDGSTPICEDIGRQMLCYKRRIPIPELEARIEAIDAQTIREICTKYIYDKHPAVAAVGPIEQLPEYSKICSGMYWRRE; translated from the exons GGTGTGCATGTTGGAACAGGGAGGTGCACAGTTTCCAAAGCAGCAACAGAAGTAATCCTAAATGTCCCTGAAACTAGGGTGAGTCCTTTGGAAAATGGCTTGCAAGTAGCTTCTGAGGACTCTGGACTCTCAACGTGCACA gTTGGACTGTGGATTGATGCTGGAAGCAGATATGAAAATGAGAAGAACAATGGCACTGCTCACTTTCTTGAGCATATGGCTTTCAAG GGAACAAAAAAGAGATCTCAGTTAGACCTTGAGCTAGAGATTGAGAACATGGGGGCTCATCTGAACGCGTACACATCCAGGGAACAGACTGTCTACTATGCAAAGGCTTTTTCAAAAGACTTACCAAGAG CTGTGGAAATTCTTGCTGACATCATTCAGAACAGCACCCTGGGAGAGGCGGAGATCGAGCGGGAGCGAGGAGTTATCCTGAGGGAGATGCAGGAGGTTGAAACCAACCTGCAGGAAGTTGTCTTTGATTACCTGCATGCCACAGCCTACCAGAACACAGCCCTAGGACGCACCATTTTGGGACCCACTGAAAATATCAA ATCCATAAATCGCAATGACTTGGTGGAGTACATAACAACACATTACAAAGGACCCAGAATGGtcttggctgctgctggag GGGTCTCTCATGATGAACTACTTGACCTGGCAAAGTGCCATTTTGGGAACTTGCCATCTGCTCCAGAAGGAGGACTGCCACCCCTGCCCCCTTGTAGCTTCACAGGCAGTGAG ATCCGGGTAAGGGATGACAAGATGCCCCTGGCACACCTGGCCATCGCCGTGGAGGCAGCCGGCTGGTCTGACCCCGACACCATCCCCCTGATGGTGGCCAACACCCTGATAGGGAACTGGGATCGCTCCTTTGGAGGAGGAGTG AATTTGTCCAGTAAACTTGCTCAGATTGCCTGCCAAGGTAACCTGTGTCACAGCTTCCAGTCCTTCAACACCTGCTACACTGACACAGGGCTGTGGGGACTCTATATGGTCTGTGAGCCATCCACTATTCAGGACATGGTGCACTTTGTTCAGAAAGAATG GATAAGACTTTGCACAAGCGTTACAGAAAATGAAGTAGCTCGAGCAAAAAATCTTCTAAAGACAAATATGCTGCTACAACTTGATG ggTCCACACCAATCTGTGAAGACATCGGAAGGCAAATGCTGTGTTACAAGCGCCGAATCCCAATTCCAGAACTTGAGGCAAGAATTGAA GCTATAGATGCCCAGACTATTAGAGAAATCTGCACAAAGTACATCTATGATAAGCATCCTGCAGTTGCTGCCGTGG GTCCAATTGAACAACTTCCAGAGTATAGCAAAATCTGCAGTGGCATGTATTGGCGTCGTGAGTAG
- the PMPCB gene encoding mitochondrial-processing peptidase subunit beta isoform X1 yields the protein MAASAARSAARRLLLPWSARLVRAPGAAQRGVHVGTGRCTVSKAATEVILNVPETRVSPLENGLQVASEDSGLSTCTVGLWIDAGSRYENEKNNGTAHFLEHMAFKGTKKRSQLDLELEIENMGAHLNAYTSREQTVYYAKAFSKDLPRAVEILADIIQNSTLGEAEIERERGVILREMQEVETNLQEVVFDYLHATAYQNTALGRTILGPTENIKSINRNDLVEYITTHYKGPRMVLAAAGGVSHDELLDLAKCHFGNLPSAPEGGLPPLPPCSFTGSEIRVRDDKMPLAHLAIAVEAAGWSDPDTIPLMVANTLIGNWDRSFGGGVNLSSKLAQIACQGNLCHSFQSFNTCYTDTGLWGLYMVCEPSTIQDMVHFVQKEWIRLCTSVTENEVARAKNLLKTNMLLQLDGSTPICEDIGRQMLCYKRRIPIPELEARIEAIDAQTIREICTKYIYDKHPAVAAVGPIEQLPEYSKICSGMYWRRE from the exons ATGGCGGCGTCTGCAGCACGCTCAGCGGCCCGGCGGCTTCTTTTGCCCTGGTCCGCCCGCCTGGTGCGAGCGCCCGGCGCGGCGCAGCGG GGTGTGCATGTTGGAACAGGGAGGTGCACAGTTTCCAAAGCAGCAACAGAAGTAATCCTAAATGTCCCTGAAACTAGGGTGAGTCCTTTGGAAAATGGCTTGCAAGTAGCTTCTGAGGACTCTGGACTCTCAACGTGCACA gTTGGACTGTGGATTGATGCTGGAAGCAGATATGAAAATGAGAAGAACAATGGCACTGCTCACTTTCTTGAGCATATGGCTTTCAAG GGAACAAAAAAGAGATCTCAGTTAGACCTTGAGCTAGAGATTGAGAACATGGGGGCTCATCTGAACGCGTACACATCCAGGGAACAGACTGTCTACTATGCAAAGGCTTTTTCAAAAGACTTACCAAGAG CTGTGGAAATTCTTGCTGACATCATTCAGAACAGCACCCTGGGAGAGGCGGAGATCGAGCGGGAGCGAGGAGTTATCCTGAGGGAGATGCAGGAGGTTGAAACCAACCTGCAGGAAGTTGTCTTTGATTACCTGCATGCCACAGCCTACCAGAACACAGCCCTAGGACGCACCATTTTGGGACCCACTGAAAATATCAA ATCCATAAATCGCAATGACTTGGTGGAGTACATAACAACACATTACAAAGGACCCAGAATGGtcttggctgctgctggag GGGTCTCTCATGATGAACTACTTGACCTGGCAAAGTGCCATTTTGGGAACTTGCCATCTGCTCCAGAAGGAGGACTGCCACCCCTGCCCCCTTGTAGCTTCACAGGCAGTGAG ATCCGGGTAAGGGATGACAAGATGCCCCTGGCACACCTGGCCATCGCCGTGGAGGCAGCCGGCTGGTCTGACCCCGACACCATCCCCCTGATGGTGGCCAACACCCTGATAGGGAACTGGGATCGCTCCTTTGGAGGAGGAGTG AATTTGTCCAGTAAACTTGCTCAGATTGCCTGCCAAGGTAACCTGTGTCACAGCTTCCAGTCCTTCAACACCTGCTACACTGACACAGGGCTGTGGGGACTCTATATGGTCTGTGAGCCATCCACTATTCAGGACATGGTGCACTTTGTTCAGAAAGAATG GATAAGACTTTGCACAAGCGTTACAGAAAATGAAGTAGCTCGAGCAAAAAATCTTCTAAAGACAAATATGCTGCTACAACTTGATG ggTCCACACCAATCTGTGAAGACATCGGAAGGCAAATGCTGTGTTACAAGCGCCGAATCCCAATTCCAGAACTTGAGGCAAGAATTGAA GCTATAGATGCCCAGACTATTAGAGAAATCTGCACAAAGTACATCTATGATAAGCATCCTGCAGTTGCTGCCGTGG GTCCAATTGAACAACTTCCAGAGTATAGCAAAATCTGCAGTGGCATGTATTGGCGTCGTGAGTAG
- the PMPCB gene encoding mitochondrial-processing peptidase subunit beta isoform X3, producing the protein MDGVHVGTGRCTVSKAATEVILNVPETRVSPLENGLQVASEDSGLSTCTVGLWIDAGSRYENEKNNGTAHFLEHMAFKGTKKRSQLDLELEIENMGAHLNAYTSREQTVYYAKAFSKDLPRAVEILADIIQNSTLGEAEIERERGVILREMQEVETNLQEVVFDYLHATAYQNTALGRTILGPTENIKSINRNDLVEYITTHYKGPRMVLAAAGGVSHDELLDLAKCHFGNLPSAPEGGLPPLPPCSFTGSEIRVRDDKMPLAHLAIAVEAAGWSDPDTIPLMVANTLIGNWDRSFGGGVNLSSKLAQIACQGNLCHSFQSFNTCYTDTGLWGLYMVCEPSTIQDMVHFVQKEWIRLCTSVTENEVARAKNLLKTNMLLQLDGSTPICEDIGRQMLCYKRRIPIPELEARIEAIDAQTIREICTKYIYDKHPAVAAVGPIEQLPEYSKICSGMYWRRE; encoded by the exons ATGGAT GGTGTGCATGTTGGAACAGGGAGGTGCACAGTTTCCAAAGCAGCAACAGAAGTAATCCTAAATGTCCCTGAAACTAGGGTGAGTCCTTTGGAAAATGGCTTGCAAGTAGCTTCTGAGGACTCTGGACTCTCAACGTGCACA gTTGGACTGTGGATTGATGCTGGAAGCAGATATGAAAATGAGAAGAACAATGGCACTGCTCACTTTCTTGAGCATATGGCTTTCAAG GGAACAAAAAAGAGATCTCAGTTAGACCTTGAGCTAGAGATTGAGAACATGGGGGCTCATCTGAACGCGTACACATCCAGGGAACAGACTGTCTACTATGCAAAGGCTTTTTCAAAAGACTTACCAAGAG CTGTGGAAATTCTTGCTGACATCATTCAGAACAGCACCCTGGGAGAGGCGGAGATCGAGCGGGAGCGAGGAGTTATCCTGAGGGAGATGCAGGAGGTTGAAACCAACCTGCAGGAAGTTGTCTTTGATTACCTGCATGCCACAGCCTACCAGAACACAGCCCTAGGACGCACCATTTTGGGACCCACTGAAAATATCAA ATCCATAAATCGCAATGACTTGGTGGAGTACATAACAACACATTACAAAGGACCCAGAATGGtcttggctgctgctggag GGGTCTCTCATGATGAACTACTTGACCTGGCAAAGTGCCATTTTGGGAACTTGCCATCTGCTCCAGAAGGAGGACTGCCACCCCTGCCCCCTTGTAGCTTCACAGGCAGTGAG ATCCGGGTAAGGGATGACAAGATGCCCCTGGCACACCTGGCCATCGCCGTGGAGGCAGCCGGCTGGTCTGACCCCGACACCATCCCCCTGATGGTGGCCAACACCCTGATAGGGAACTGGGATCGCTCCTTTGGAGGAGGAGTG AATTTGTCCAGTAAACTTGCTCAGATTGCCTGCCAAGGTAACCTGTGTCACAGCTTCCAGTCCTTCAACACCTGCTACACTGACACAGGGCTGTGGGGACTCTATATGGTCTGTGAGCCATCCACTATTCAGGACATGGTGCACTTTGTTCAGAAAGAATG GATAAGACTTTGCACAAGCGTTACAGAAAATGAAGTAGCTCGAGCAAAAAATCTTCTAAAGACAAATATGCTGCTACAACTTGATG ggTCCACACCAATCTGTGAAGACATCGGAAGGCAAATGCTGTGTTACAAGCGCCGAATCCCAATTCCAGAACTTGAGGCAAGAATTGAA GCTATAGATGCCCAGACTATTAGAGAAATCTGCACAAAGTACATCTATGATAAGCATCCTGCAGTTGCTGCCGTGG GTCCAATTGAACAACTTCCAGAGTATAGCAAAATCTGCAGTGGCATGTATTGGCGTCGTGAGTAG